The following coding sequences lie in one Sulfuricurvum sp. genomic window:
- a CDS encoding gamma carbonic anhydrase family protein: MISNYLNYTPEMKERVWIAPSADVIGRVSMGEDVSIWFGCVVRGDVHYIQIGDRSNIQDLSMVHVTHHKRDDMSDGYPTIIGNDVTVGHRVMLHGCTIEDACLIGMSATILDGAVIGKESIVGAGALVTKNKIFPPRSLIMGSPAKVVRELSDEEVAELYASAKRYVSFKENYRAPNV, from the coding sequence ATGATCAGTAATTATCTAAACTATACCCCCGAAATGAAAGAGCGCGTTTGGATTGCACCTTCTGCCGATGTTATCGGACGTGTATCAATGGGAGAAGATGTAAGTATTTGGTTCGGATGCGTCGTTCGCGGTGATGTCCACTATATCCAAATCGGAGATCGCAGCAATATTCAAGATTTGAGTATGGTACACGTCACCCACCACAAACGTGACGATATGAGTGACGGATATCCGACAATCATCGGAAACGATGTTACTGTCGGGCACCGGGTCATGTTACACGGATGTACGATTGAAGATGCCTGCCTTATCGGAATGTCAGCGACAATCCTCGACGGTGCCGTAATCGGTAAAGAATCCATTGTCGGTGCCGGTGCGCTAGTAACTAAAAACAAAATTTTTCCTCCCCGCTCGCTTATCATGGGAAGCCCTGCAAAAGTGGTGAGAGAATTGAGTGACGAAGAAGTTGCAGAGCTGTATGCTTCGGCCAAACGTTACGTGAGTTTCAAAGAAAACTACCGCGCACCGAATGTTTGA
- the fliY gene encoding flagellar motor switch protein FliY, producing MSDFAGVFANEAVATIEGLTGQTPSIILKEAEDISIVSNVIPPIALIHVSFSGDASGRGLIMMPPQLATALGDMMLGGEGEAQDTMSDEDLDAAKEIVSNIVGAMSTTLGSQKELPKFTIKPERAEFIAENGEVNLDNFAKMFVFSFTLGSINSLMMFAIDSGIKAALSGGKMSESQATAAPSSSGSIFDTPSSEPAVKLEEGEMKNIGLIMDVKLPVRVRIGKKKMLLKDVLSMDIGSVIELNQLANDPLDILVDDHVIAQGEVVIVDGNFGVQITSIGTKRDRLNKLKG from the coding sequence ATGAGTGATTTTGCCGGAGTATTTGCAAATGAGGCAGTTGCTACAATAGAGGGGTTGACGGGTCAAACCCCCTCTATCATCCTCAAAGAGGCAGAAGATATCTCTATCGTCTCCAATGTTATCCCGCCTATAGCCTTGATTCATGTCAGCTTCAGCGGAGATGCTTCGGGGCGCGGATTGATCATGATGCCTCCGCAATTGGCGACGGCATTGGGCGATATGATGCTCGGCGGCGAGGGAGAAGCGCAGGATACGATGTCGGATGAGGATCTTGATGCGGCGAAAGAGATTGTTTCCAACATCGTCGGGGCAATGAGTACGACATTGGGATCCCAAAAAGAGCTTCCGAAATTTACGATCAAACCGGAGCGTGCCGAATTTATCGCTGAAAACGGAGAAGTGAATCTTGATAATTTTGCGAAAATGTTTGTGTTCAGTTTCACATTGGGCTCAATCAATTCACTCATGATGTTCGCAATTGATTCCGGAATCAAAGCTGCTTTGAGCGGCGGTAAAATGTCTGAATCGCAGGCAACAGCAGCACCATCGTCATCCGGATCTATCTTTGATACTCCCTCTTCAGAGCCGGCGGTGAAACTCGAAGAGGGTGAGATGAAAAATATCGGTCTCATTATGGACGTAAAACTTCCGGTTCGCGTTCGTATCGGGAAGAAAAAAATGCTTTTAAAAGATGTTCTCAGCATGGATATCGGTTCGGTTATAGAACTGAATCAACTCGCGAATGATCCGCTTGATATATTGGTAGACGATCATGTCATTGCACAGGGTGAAGTGGTTATTGTAGATGGAAATTTTGGTGTTCAAATTACCTCTATCGGAACCAAACGAGATCGTCTGAACAAACTCAAAGGGTAG
- a CDS encoding TIGR00730 family Rossman fold protein: protein MARRNGKKKEYPSSRYVKDIKSADVWSVFKIIADFVQGFDELGDLGPSVTIFGSARVDEKHPYYQQAMQLSSMLGERGYNIITGGGPGLMEAANRGAYQHENVESIGLNIELSAEQQPNPYITKGRSFDYFFSRKVMLVKYSMAYVIFPGGFGTLDEMFEALTLIQTRKVWGVRLFIIGTEFYAPLIQFIRDKLLGEGMIDEKDLKLFILTDDLDLVVREIEKSLVAQMATLEKEGLNDTKYYKILSSYFENRPICDGSDA, encoded by the coding sequence ATGGCGCGTAGAAACGGGAAAAAAAAAGAGTACCCAAGCAGCCGTTATGTTAAGGATATCAAATCTGCGGACGTTTGGAGTGTCTTTAAGATTATCGCCGACTTTGTACAGGGATTTGATGAATTAGGAGATCTCGGTCCTTCGGTAACAATTTTCGGAAGTGCCCGGGTGGATGAAAAACATCCTTATTATCAGCAAGCAATGCAACTCTCAAGCATGCTCGGAGAGCGCGGCTACAATATTATCACGGGAGGCGGACCGGGACTAATGGAAGCGGCCAACCGCGGTGCGTATCAACACGAGAATGTGGAGTCGATCGGACTTAATATTGAGCTTTCGGCTGAACAACAGCCAAACCCGTATATTACGAAAGGGCGAAGTTTCGATTATTTCTTTTCACGCAAAGTAATGCTAGTCAAGTATTCGATGGCATACGTTATTTTTCCGGGTGGATTCGGAACGCTTGATGAGATGTTTGAAGCATTGACGCTTATCCAAACCCGTAAAGTTTGGGGGGTACGGCTTTTCATTATCGGTACGGAATTTTATGCCCCTTTGATTCAGTTTATCCGGGATAAATTGTTGGGAGAAGGGATGATCGATGAAAAAGATTTGAAGCTCTTTATCCTCACCGATGATTTGGATTTGGTCGTAAGAGAGATTGAAAAATCATTGGTAGCACAAATGGCCACACTGGAAAAAGAGGGGCTCAATGATACGAAATATTATAAGATCCTCTCCAGTTATTTTGAAAACAGACCGATTTGTGACGGGAGCGATGCATAA
- a CDS encoding carbonic anhydrase encodes MNKRTFLKFFALTSSSLVLANSAEPSASHHTVPNTQELQEMAQKMFADVISQNDYYVNHSGSTFFEKLKNGQHPRATVIGCSDSRFQSISLDATPENDLFMIRNIGNQFGSNMGSVEYGVRHLNTPLLIIVGHSRCGAIKAALSDYSAEGPHIIQELDSLSLAIRKTSMMGTDETKWLAGVVNNVHQ; translated from the coding sequence ATGAATAAGCGGACGTTTCTCAAATTTTTTGCTCTGACTTCAAGTTCGTTGGTTCTGGCCAACTCAGCCGAACCTTCAGCCTCCCATCATACGGTTCCCAACACCCAAGAACTGCAAGAGATGGCTCAAAAAATGTTTGCGGATGTAATCTCCCAAAATGATTATTATGTCAATCATTCCGGTTCGACCTTTTTTGAAAAACTCAAAAACGGACAACATCCCCGTGCCACGGTAATCGGGTGTTCAGACTCCCGTTTTCAAAGTATTTCTCTTGATGCAACACCGGAAAATGATCTCTTTATGATCCGTAATATCGGCAATCAATTCGGCTCCAATATGGGGAGTGTCGAATACGGTGTCCGTCATTTGAATACCCCGTTGCTCATTATCGTCGGCCATTCACGCTGCGGTGCGATCAAAGCGGCGTTAAGCGATTATTCTGCCGAAGGGCCGCATATTATTCAAGAGCTCGATTCACTCTCTTTGGCGATTCGCAAAACATCGATGATGGGTACGGATGAAACAAAATGGCTCGCAGGTGTTGTGAACAATGTACATCAATAA
- the mnmA gene encoding tRNA 2-thiouridine(34) synthase MnmA — MGKKVLIGMSGGVDSTVSTLLLKEQGYEVEGVYMKLHSKPGYHEIHQARAQKAADFAGVKLHILDLQEQFNAKVFTPFIETYKEGKTPNPCALCNRNIKFGAMVAFADSIGADFVATGHYIRHDGQYLLQAHDDTKDQSYFLFYIDPALVPRLLFPLGERHKSDIKAFAASVEGLESFASQGESSEICFVETTYMDVLKPYVPVDQEGDVLDMEGKVVGKHKGYMHYTIGKRKGFTVNGAHDPHFVVEIKPETNQIVVGTREDLECRRVELERVNMFDERKEFECDVKLRYRTTAVRCSVKIDGDHAVVELHEPVLGVASGQAGVFYDGEKLLGGGWIV; from the coding sequence ATGGGTAAAAAAGTATTGATCGGAATGAGCGGAGGGGTAGATTCAACCGTCTCGACACTTCTCCTCAAAGAACAAGGATATGAAGTTGAGGGAGTTTATATGAAACTTCATTCCAAACCCGGCTATCATGAAATCCATCAAGCGCGCGCACAGAAAGCGGCCGACTTTGCCGGAGTCAAACTTCATATTCTCGATCTTCAAGAGCAATTTAATGCTAAAGTGTTTACCCCGTTTATTGAAACCTATAAAGAGGGGAAAACCCCTAACCCGTGCGCATTGTGCAACCGTAATATTAAATTCGGTGCGATGGTGGCATTCGCCGATTCGATAGGTGCCGATTTCGTTGCAACAGGTCATTATATCCGTCATGACGGACAATATCTTCTTCAGGCACACGATGATACGAAAGATCAAAGCTATTTCCTGTTTTATATTGATCCGGCATTGGTTCCGCGCCTTTTATTTCCGTTGGGAGAACGTCACAAGAGCGATATTAAAGCATTCGCCGCAAGTGTTGAAGGACTCGAATCGTTTGCATCCCAAGGTGAATCGAGCGAGATCTGTTTTGTAGAAACAACCTATATGGACGTTCTAAAGCCTTACGTCCCTGTCGATCAAGAAGGAGACGTCCTCGATATGGAAGGCAAGGTTGTCGGAAAACACAAAGGATACATGCATTATACGATTGGTAAACGTAAAGGGTTTACCGTTAATGGTGCACATGATCCCCACTTTGTCGTAGAGATTAAACCTGAGACAAACCAAATCGTCGTCGGAACACGCGAAGATTTGGAGTGTCGCCGTGTCGAGTTGGAGCGGGTCAATATGTTTGATGAGAGAAAAGAGTTTGAATGTGATGTCAAACTTCGTTACCGTACCACGGCGGTTCGCTGTTCGGTTAAAATTGACGGAGATCATGCAGTAGTCGAATTGCATGAACCGGTCTTGGGTGTTGCATCAGGGCAGGCAGGTGTCTTTTATGACGGAGAAAAATTACTCGGGGGCGGGTGGATCGTTTGA
- the mtgA gene encoding monofunctional biosynthetic peptidoglycan transglycosylase, translated as MSKLKLFFIILLIGGFIDIGRYLIYPNVSDLRDIHPIPTAFMEYREDQWASENRDMHITQKWVPISQISPNIIKAVLIGEDDKFWNHDGFDVNGMEQALERSLKKGSVAGGSTISQQLAKNLYLSPSKNPIRKIKEAILTWRIESTLSKRQILELYLNVAEWGDGIFGIEAAARHYYHKSAKNLTGLEAAHLAAVLPNPIRYNATGNQKYVVNRSRIIYKIMKRRGIVIPQYQEVMTPPKKEEVIPTTEESNQSVTDLFSESNPSEPATENAGEADIPTSNDTNTSMKF; from the coding sequence ATGTCTAAACTCAAACTTTTTTTTATTATCCTTCTGATCGGTGGATTTATCGATATCGGACGGTATCTCATCTATCCGAATGTTTCCGATTTACGGGATATTCACCCTATTCCTACCGCCTTTATGGAGTACAGAGAAGATCAATGGGCTTCTGAAAACCGTGACATGCACATCACCCAAAAGTGGGTACCCATCTCTCAGATTTCACCCAATATTATCAAAGCGGTTCTCATCGGAGAAGACGATAAATTTTGGAACCATGACGGCTTTGATGTGAATGGAATGGAACAGGCATTGGAGCGGAGTCTGAAAAAAGGGTCTGTGGCCGGAGGAAGTACCATAAGCCAGCAACTCGCCAAAAACCTTTACCTCTCACCGAGTAAAAATCCGATCCGTAAAATCAAAGAAGCGATCCTGACATGGCGGATTGAGAGTACCCTCTCGAAACGACAAATTCTTGAGCTCTACCTCAACGTTGCGGAATGGGGAGACGGGATTTTCGGAATCGAAGCTGCGGCCCGCCATTATTATCATAAAAGTGCCAAGAATCTAACCGGACTCGAAGCGGCTCATTTGGCGGCTGTTCTCCCTAACCCTATCCGTTACAACGCGACCGGCAATCAAAAATACGTCGTGAACCGCTCTCGTATCATCTATAAAATCATGAAACGCCGTGGTATCGTCATCCCTCAATATCAAGAGGTGATGACTCCGCCAAAAAAAGAAGAAGTAATACCGACCACAGAAGAGAGCAATCAAAGCGTCACCGATTTGTTCAGTGAATCCAATCCGTCCGAGCCCGCAACCGAGAATGCAGGCGAAGCGGACATACCCACTTCAAATGATACAAACACCTCTATGAAGTTTTAA
- a CDS encoding MFS transporter, with amino-acid sequence MDRLITPKQKIVAAGIIGNVIEYYDFALIGFLAVMMGNLFFPSHDPFLSLLGSFGAFAAGMIMRPVGALIFGHIGDRVSRRTALMSSLIMMALPTFLIGFLPTYAQIGMMAPILLVLLRMIQGLSVGGEYASSIVYLVEQSSPNRQNLYGSFVSVGAKIGMAIGSGFCGALLWYIGADAMGEWGWRIPFIGSIVIAAAGLYLRQNLTDNYTPNDDKIVPIVAILRHHRREFWQFLSVASAIWVLYYTVFIYLPVWLEGSAGLSKVEAGQINTISIVVGVIFIPLMAMVADKIGSLRLMRLTAITLAISIYPLFFWMSIGGYWGALGGTIVLVILLCSFQSPIFASTVNALRYHGYRASFTAVILGSAAGIVGGVTPALMTSVTQLSGDPYAPSYIIAIASAIGWIVLRGVRV; translated from the coding sequence GTGGATCGTTTGATAACTCCAAAGCAAAAAATTGTTGCGGCTGGAATCATCGGTAATGTTATCGAGTATTACGATTTTGCTCTGATCGGTTTTTTAGCGGTGATGATGGGAAATCTGTTTTTCCCTTCACATGATCCTTTTCTATCATTATTAGGCTCTTTCGGCGCATTTGCCGCCGGTATGATTATGCGTCCGGTCGGGGCTTTGATTTTTGGCCATATCGGTGATCGTGTCAGTCGGCGTACAGCGTTGATGAGTTCTCTCATTATGATGGCACTGCCGACCTTTTTAATCGGTTTTTTACCGACATATGCACAAATCGGGATGATGGCTCCGATCCTTTTGGTACTGCTGCGTATGATTCAGGGACTTTCAGTCGGGGGTGAATATGCCAGTTCAATTGTTTATCTGGTAGAACAATCCTCCCCTAACCGTCAAAATCTATACGGCTCTTTTGTCTCAGTCGGGGCTAAAATCGGTATGGCGATAGGATCAGGTTTTTGCGGGGCACTGCTATGGTATATAGGTGCTGATGCGATGGGAGAATGGGGTTGGAGGATTCCGTTTATAGGAAGCATTGTTATTGCTGCAGCCGGACTTTATCTGCGTCAAAATCTAACTGATAATTATACGCCAAACGACGATAAAATTGTTCCTATTGTTGCGATTTTACGGCATCATCGTCGTGAATTTTGGCAATTTCTTAGTGTTGCTTCCGCTATATGGGTACTGTACTATACGGTCTTTATTTATCTGCCGGTTTGGCTTGAGGGGAGTGCAGGACTCAGCAAAGTTGAAGCGGGGCAGATCAATACGATCTCTATTGTAGTAGGGGTTATTTTTATTCCTCTGATGGCGATGGTCGCAGATAAAATCGGATCGCTTCGTTTAATGCGGCTTACGGCAATAACGCTCGCGATAAGTATTTACCCCCTCTTTTTCTGGATGAGTATCGGAGGTTATTGGGGAGCTTTGGGAGGAACGATCGTTTTAGTGATTTTATTGTGTTCGTTTCAATCGCCAATTTTTGCTTCGACCGTAAATGCATTACGTTACCATGGTTACCGTGCCTCGTTTACGGCGGTTATTTTAGGCAGTGCGGCAGGTATCGTAGGCGGCGTTACGCCCGCCCTGATGACTTCAGTGACTCAACTGAGCGGGGATCCGTATGCCCCCTCCTATATCATCGCGATCGCATCAGCTATCGGATGGATAGTCCTTAGAGGCGTACGGGTTTAA
- a CDS encoding RNA degradosome polyphosphate kinase has translation MPTNLKNPILYINRELSWLQFNTRVLKQALNESLPLLERLKFLAIYGTNLDEFYMIRVAGLKKLFSAGVNVSGGDRFTPLHQLREIRTYLHDEQKVVEHCLLDIMHHLEKEGMFFKSYQETTPEQRKILDKYFHENIYPVIVPIAVDATHPFPHLNNLSFGQIVKLRDKDEPSIERYGIIRIPRVLPRFVDIDNRIYIPIGSIVSEHIQDLFPGYELIKFSAFRITRNADIAIEEEEADDFMEILEEGLKLRKKGEIVRLELSNHADDDLLNFFNRHANVFKDDIYRFQTYLNLGALWQVVGNKDFAHLTSPSFKPRNLPPLNSDESLYTILDKQDLVLFHPFESFEPVVRLIQTAAKDPDVVSIRMTLYRSGSKSVIVQSLIAAAESGKQVTVMVELRARFDEENNLQWAKALENAGAHVIYGITGFKVHAKAALITRRVDGKLKQYAHLGTGNYNPSTATVYTDISYMTSNDAITYDMTRFFHFLTGFSKKGKLSELYMAPTQIKPKLLSLIHNETRMGSEGVIIAKMNALVDEDIIRALYKASQAGVKIELIIRGVCCLRPGIEGVSDNIRVTSIIGKYLEHARIFYFKHSTPQTYISSADWMPRNLLRRIELLTPVSGEESSAKLLQILQLQISDNDLAYELQNDGTYVKVPHDGSSIINSHAIVETEINKLYSSIKKQTPNYVQQLTARLFKES, from the coding sequence ATGCCCACTAATTTAAAAAATCCAATTCTTTATATCAATCGAGAACTCTCATGGCTCCAATTTAATACACGTGTTTTAAAACAAGCGCTGAACGAATCTCTTCCCCTCTTGGAACGGCTCAAATTCCTCGCTATTTACGGAACCAATCTCGACGAGTTCTACATGATTCGGGTTGCCGGATTAAAAAAACTTTTCAGTGCCGGAGTCAATGTATCGGGAGGAGATCGCTTTACCCCGTTGCATCAATTACGTGAGATCCGCACCTACCTGCATGATGAACAAAAAGTGGTTGAACACTGTTTGCTGGACATCATGCATCATCTTGAAAAAGAGGGGATGTTTTTCAAATCGTATCAAGAAACCACCCCTGAACAGCGTAAAATTTTGGATAAATATTTTCATGAAAACATCTATCCCGTAATCGTCCCTATCGCTGTCGATGCAACTCACCCCTTTCCCCATCTGAATAACCTCAGTTTTGGGCAAATCGTGAAGCTTCGAGATAAAGATGAACCGAGCATCGAACGCTACGGCATTATCCGCATACCGCGTGTATTGCCTCGTTTCGTCGATATTGATAACCGTATTTATATCCCGATCGGAAGTATCGTATCCGAGCATATCCAAGATCTTTTCCCGGGATACGAGCTCATAAAATTCTCGGCTTTCCGCATCACCCGAAATGCCGATATCGCGATTGAAGAAGAAGAAGCGGACGATTTTATGGAGATCCTCGAAGAGGGTCTCAAACTCCGTAAAAAAGGGGAAATCGTTCGTCTCGAATTAAGCAACCATGCTGACGATGATCTGCTCAATTTTTTCAACCGTCATGCAAATGTTTTCAAGGATGACATTTACCGTTTCCAAACCTATCTCAATCTCGGTGCCCTGTGGCAAGTTGTCGGAAACAAAGATTTTGCCCATCTCACCAGTCCGAGTTTCAAACCGCGCAATCTCCCTCCTCTAAATTCGGATGAGAGCTTGTATACTATTCTTGACAAACAAGATCTCGTTTTGTTCCACCCTTTTGAGAGTTTTGAGCCGGTAGTGCGTCTCATCCAGACTGCAGCAAAAGATCCCGATGTCGTCTCAATCCGTATGACGCTGTATCGTTCAGGTTCCAAATCGGTTATCGTCCAATCTCTGATCGCAGCCGCAGAATCGGGAAAACAGGTCACCGTTATGGTAGAACTGCGGGCACGTTTTGATGAAGAAAACAATCTGCAATGGGCGAAAGCACTCGAAAATGCCGGAGCACATGTCATTTACGGTATCACCGGATTTAAAGTTCATGCCAAAGCCGCCCTCATCACCCGCCGTGTCGATGGCAAACTCAAACAGTACGCTCACTTAGGTACCGGAAACTATAACCCATCAACCGCAACCGTCTACACCGATATCAGCTACATGACCAGCAATGATGCCATAACCTATGATATGACCCGATTTTTCCACTTTTTGACCGGATTCAGCAAAAAAGGGAAACTGAGCGAACTCTACATGGCACCGACACAGATCAAACCGAAACTCCTCTCGCTCATCCACAACGAAACACGTATGGGAAGCGAAGGGGTCATCATCGCCAAAATGAATGCTCTCGTCGATGAGGACATCATCCGCGCACTCTACAAAGCATCACAAGCCGGAGTTAAAATCGAGCTCATTATCCGCGGAGTCTGTTGTCTCCGTCCTGGCATCGAGGGGGTTAGCGACAACATTCGTGTCACCTCCATCATCGGGAAATATTTGGAGCATGCACGAATTTTTTATTTTAAACACTCTACGCCGCAAACCTATATATCGAGTGCCGATTGGATGCCGAGAAACCTCTTGCGTCGCATTGAATTGCTCACACCCGTGTCCGGAGAAGAATCATCGGCAAAACTCCTCCAGATTTTGCAATTACAAATTTCGGACAATGATCTTGCCTATGAGCTCCAAAATGACGGCACCTACGTAAAAGTTCCTCATGACGGCTCATCAATCATCAACTCTCATGCCATAGTTGAAACCGAAATTAATAAACTCTACAGTTCAATCAAAAAACAGACTCCAAATTACGTGCAGCAACTTACGGCACGATTATTTAAAGAGAGTTAA
- a CDS encoding trimeric intracellular cation channel family protein produces MFDVVLAADILGIFAFALSGFLVGVRNNLDLLGLIISASLTALGGGVVRDVLLGRTPFAFNEYYPALTVIITILFAFAFRLYRREQLERQWLFVVSDTIGLVAFSITGALLAIEVEFNFFGVMILSFLTAVGGGVLRDTMINQVPSVLISDFYGSIAIIVSVLLLLLVQVDMINTWGVAGVAGFAIFLRLLAYYKQWHLPKLNMD; encoded by the coding sequence ATGTTTGATGTCGTCCTAGCCGCCGATATTCTCGGGATTTTCGCTTTTGCCCTGAGCGGGTTTTTGGTCGGGGTTCGTAATAACCTCGATCTGCTCGGTCTGATCATCTCTGCATCGCTCACTGCACTCGGTGGCGGTGTCGTGCGGGATGTTCTTCTGGGACGGACCCCTTTTGCGTTTAACGAATACTATCCGGCACTGACTGTCATCATAACCATCCTGTTCGCCTTCGCCTTCCGCCTTTACCGTCGTGAACAGCTGGAGCGCCAATGGCTGTTTGTCGTCTCGGATACGATCGGGCTGGTGGCTTTTAGTATCACAGGCGCCCTGCTGGCCATCGAGGTTGAGTTTAATTTCTTCGGTGTCATGATACTGAGTTTCCTAACGGCAGTCGGCGGAGGGGTTTTACGCGATACGATGATCAACCAAGTCCCCTCTGTCTTGATCAGCGATTTTTATGGTTCAATCGCCATTATTGTTTCTGTCTTGCTGCTGCTTTTAGTGCAAGTAGATATGATCAATACATGGGGAGTCGCCGGAGTCGCCGGATTTGCAATCTTTTTACGGCTCCTAGCGTATTACAAACAATGGCATCTGCCTAAACTCAATATGGATTAA
- a CDS encoding NYN domain-containing protein: MIDDQARLAVLIDADNSQPSIIEGLMDEIAAHGIASVKRIYGDWTDTKLKGWKNALLEHGLHPMQQFAYTTGKNATDSAMIIDAMDLLYTKNFDGFCIVSSDSDFTRLASRIRESGIKVYGFGEQKTPKAFIGVCDKFIFTENLRRTQNHKETLAPKIKSDNKALLALVRNAVEDTTNEAGWSYLGSIGQNLINKAPEFDPRSYGFKKLLDLIESLGEFEFKFSDPLSGSQAVHVRFKRHKRSYEK; this comes from the coding sequence ATGATTGACGACCAAGCAAGGTTGGCCGTTTTGATCGATGCGGACAATTCACAGCCTTCGATTATTGAGGGGCTCATGGATGAGATCGCCGCACACGGTATTGCCAGTGTCAAACGGATTTACGGTGACTGGACCGATACGAAACTCAAAGGATGGAAAAATGCCCTTTTGGAACACGGTCTTCATCCGATGCAGCAGTTTGCCTATACCACAGGGAAAAATGCGACCGATAGTGCGATGATTATCGATGCGATGGATCTGCTCTATACGAAAAACTTTGACGGCTTTTGTATTGTCTCAAGTGACAGTGACTTTACCCGTCTTGCCAGCCGTATCCGCGAATCGGGGATAAAAGTGTACGGTTTCGGAGAACAAAAAACCCCTAAAGCATTTATCGGCGTATGCGATAAGTTTATTTTTACCGAAAACCTCCGTCGTACCCAAAACCATAAAGAGACGCTTGCACCTAAAATCAAATCCGATAACAAAGCTCTGCTCGCATTGGTACGAAATGCCGTGGAAGATACGACGAATGAAGCTGGATGGTCGTATCTGGGATCAATCGGGCAAAACCTGATCAACAAAGCTCCCGAATTCGATCCCCGCAGTTACGGCTTTAAAAAACTCCTTGATTTGATCGAGAGTTTAGGAGAATTTGAATTTAAATTTTCCGATCCGTTATCCGGTTCACAGGCAGTTCATGTGCGGTTTAAACGGCATAAAAGGAGTTATGAAAAATGA
- a CDS encoding tetratricopeptide repeat protein, with the protein MSTFQILMFAMTLFFAYQIFRHVQNLDDSPPHNPETKNPEPVVSEPASVLEADKAYEAGNLAGAKMHLEEALHADPENPEILNKLAFVIAKSGDRLSAIELYERSLELDENDDLTHNAIASLYRAEHAYERAQDHYLKALEIDDTYAQTYYNYGNLLVDMNDIDAARSMYSHALDLQHDFSQAREALQSLGGMK; encoded by the coding sequence ATGAGTACATTCCAAATTTTGATGTTTGCTATGACACTTTTTTTCGCGTATCAAATCTTTCGTCACGTTCAAAATTTAGACGATTCCCCTCCTCATAATCCCGAAACAAAAAATCCTGAACCCGTTGTATCCGAACCTGCATCTGTCCTTGAAGCCGATAAAGCGTACGAAGCGGGAAATTTAGCAGGAGCAAAAATGCATCTGGAAGAGGCACTGCATGCCGATCCTGAAAACCCTGAGATTTTAAACAAACTTGCATTCGTCATCGCCAAATCCGGAGATCGACTCTCTGCGATCGAACTCTATGAACGCTCCTTGGAACTTGATGAGAATGATGATTTGACCCATAACGCGATCGCTTCCCTCTACCGTGCCGAACATGCGTATGAACGGGCCCAAGACCATTACCTTAAAGCTTTGGAGATAGATGATACGTATGCTCAGACCTATTATAATTACGGTAATCTGTTGGTTGATATGAATGATATCGATGCAGCGCGAAGCATGTACTCGCATGCACTTGATCTTCAGCATGATTTTTCGCAAGCGCGTGAAGCGTTGCAATCGTTAGGAGGAATGAAATGA